The segment ACCTGCAGCTAAAGATGGGCTATCAGGTCATCGGCGATGACAGCATCACCAACCTGACAAGCACGGCCAGATACATTAGCGAGATTGCCAATGTAAACATGCCGGTCAATCAGCCTTATGTCGGCAACGCCGCTTTCGCGCACAAGGGCGGCATCCATGTCTCTGCCATCATGCGGGACTCCAGAACGTATGAGCACATCGCTCCGGAGCTCGTTGGCAACAAGCAGCGAATCCTCGTTTCCGAGCTTGCAGGACAGAGCAACATCGTCTCGAAAGCTCAGGATATGGGCCTTAGCTTCGATCCCAGCAGCGAGCAGGCGAAGAATGTCATCTCCAAGATCAAGGATCTGGAGCATCAGGGCTATCAATTCGAAGGAGCAGACGCCTCCCTTGAGCTTCTGCTGCGGGAAGCGAATGGCGAGGTCCATGAGCTGTTCACATTCGAATCGTTTAAGATGCTGGTCGAGAAAACGGCAGGACGCCCGGTCGTATCTGAAGCATTCGTCAAAATCAACGTAGCAGGACAGAGCATATACACGGCCGGAGAAGGCAACGGTCCGGTCAACGCGCTGGACAATGCGCTGCGTAAAGCGCTGGTGCAATATTTCCCGACCCTTACAGATATGCATCTGTCAGACTATAAGGTGCGCGTCCTCGATGATAAAGAAACCACAGCCGCCCGCGTACGCGTGCTGATTGAATCCAAGAACGCTGATCAATCGTGGAACACCGTAGGCGTATCCGGCAACGTTATTGAAGCGAGCTGGGAGGCACTTGTAGACAGTATGCGTTACGCGCTGATCGGACAAATGTCCCCAGAGCTGCAGGAAGGCGAAGCCCTTCCCCGCCAGGGCATCGTGAATCACTAAATAGTGCTGTCATACAAACATGGCATTGCCGCAATCCAGGGCAATGCCATGTTTATTCTTGATTCCATTAAAGAGAGGTGAGCCGCTTTACCTTTTTCCTCAGCTCAGCCGGCTCGGGCAAGCCAACAAGCACCTCTTGGATAACCCCGTTGCGGTCGATGAGAACGCTCGTCGGGAAAGCTTGACCCTTGAACAGCGCTTCAAACACCTCGGCTTCTTCATCCATCAGAAGCGGGTAGGGAATATTGAATTCATCGGCAAAGGCGCGTGCTCTTTTTTCCACATCGTATTTGGTCACGTTAATTCCGTAAATGTCCAGCTCCTCAGAGTACTGCCGCGCCAGCTCAATCAGCTCCGGCGTTTCCTGCCGGCAAGGCTCGCACCAGGAGGCCCAAAAATTTATCAAGAGCGCCTTCTCGCGGACGCCTCCGCCAGAGTAGCTCCCTCCGTTCATGCCCTGCAGTGTGAAGGTAGGCGACAGCATGCCGGCTTTAGCTCCCACCTCGACAGGCAGCGGCTGCTCAGTCTTAAACACCGACTGGATCTCGTCACCGGCCTGCTTGTAGATCACAGTTGCTGCCGCTGCAAGGATGACTAACAAAATGATGATATTACGCTTCATGGATCTTTTCCTTTACTGATAGACTTGGTATAGTCCCTATTGTACCCTGAAGGACCCAAGATTCAAACCAGCCCGGCCAAAATCCCGACCCGGAGGTGACGAAATGGCGAACCCTTTGAATGGCGGCTGCCGAGATCAGATGATAAGCCTGTCAGTACAAGCCTTTATAGACCTGAAGTCTCACACCCTGCGATGTCAGCCCTTTGAAGCCTGCGGAATCCTGACGGGACCTGATTGTAACCACCTGCAGCAGTTTATTCCCGTCACAAATACTGCAGCCCAGCCGCGCAACCACTTCACACTGGACCCTGCAGCCTGGACCTCCCTTCTCATGAAAAAAGCGCCTGTGCAGGCGCTTTATCACAGCCATCCTTCAAGTCCGCCGCTGCCCTCCATTGAGGATTTGCAGCAGCTGCAGAATTTCGGAGGCTTATTCTCTTCTTATCTTATTGGTTCTCCAGCAGCTAGCAACCATTCGGGGCTTCCGGAGCGGGAGCCCGATCTGGAGCTGGAGCTGAGCGTCTATCGGATCACTCATTCACGCCACGATCAAGCCGCGGCCGGTCGTTCTCTGTGGTCCCTGACTGCAGCCGGGCTTCTCATCACATAGCCGCCTACAGTCGACTCAGATACATATACAAATCTCCCAGCGTACCCACGCCCTCTTCCTCTTGAACCTCTTCAATGTAGGAGGTCCAGAGCCGCGCCGTCATTAAAGCATCCTTTAAGGCATCATGGCGCCCTTCTATCGGAATGCCCGCCTGATGCAGGAGAAGGTCAAGGGAATGCTCCGGAAGGTCCGGATACAGCTGTCTGGCAATCATCATCGTATCCAGCAGCCGGTGCGTGAGGCGAACCTTGGACGTTTTCCACAAGGCGGCATTGAGGAAGGCTTTATCATGCCCTGCCGCATGAGCGATCAGCACCCTGCCCTCTACGAACGCCATGAAATCATGAAGCCCTTCCGTAAGCGGCACCGCATCATCCACCATGGACTGCGTAATGCCGGTCAGCCTTGTAATATCAGATGGCACGGCAGCTCCGCTGTTGACAACCAAATGAAAGCATTGATCCTGCAAAATGGTTGTGCCGAGCGTCTTGACCGCTCCGAAAGACAATATGACGTCTCCGTGCTGATATGAAAAGCCTGTCGTCTCCAGATCAAAAACGACCGTCTCCAGCTCTTTCAGCGGTGTCCCCAGTACCTCAGGCCTGCGCTGATCCCGCATCTGGGATCGGATAAAGGCGATTTGCTGAGCCGAAGGATTTCCACGCATGGAGGCTACCGCCGAATTAAGATCGCCCATGCGCAGTGATTTCCAGAAGCCGGCTCCGGTCTGTCTGGGATCTCTCAACGCCCTTTACGCTCCGCAGCCCGAAGCTCTCTTTGCAGAGAGCGGTGAATTCGGCGCACCACTCCCAAGGTATTTCGAAGATCATACTGTATTTGCTTGTCCTTTAACTGTTCTCTGCTCATATAGCCACTGCTGCTGATAAAGCCCTCTTCCCACTCTGTCTGCGTCTCTGTTCGAAGCTTCAATGCCACCCGGAAAGCATCCTGCACATTTTCCAGCAGCAGGCCGCCTCCTTCCAGCAATATAATTTTTTCAATTCTTCGCCGGGTTGAGGTTTCCACTATGCCCCGCTGCAGTGCCAGCGTGCGGACGCTGTTTACAAGCGGGATGTATACACCGTATTTGACATCAAATCCACCCGCATGCTCTCCAAAGCGCTCCGTCACAATACGTCCCATTACATTCAGGGTCGCCTTATGACGTACGGTATTCCGGAGAAGAGCCGGGATGAGCTCAATGTTCTGATCAATGCAATCTTGAAAA is part of the Paenibacillus algicola genome and harbors:
- a CDS encoding exonuclease domain-containing protein, whose product is MRDPRQTGAGFWKSLRMGDLNSAVASMRGNPSAQQIAFIRSQMRDQRRPEVLGTPLKELETVVFDLETTGFSYQHGDVILSFGAVKTLGTTILQDQCFHLVVNSGAAVPSDITRLTGITQSMVDDAVPLTEGLHDFMAFVEGRVLIAHAAGHDKAFLNAALWKTSKVRLTHRLLDTMMIARQLYPDLPEHSLDLLLHQAGIPIEGRHDALKDALMTARLWTSYIEEVQEEEGVGTLGDLYMYLSRL
- a CDS encoding TlpA disulfide reductase family protein, whose amino-acid sequence is MKRNIIILLVILAAAATVIYKQAGDEIQSVFKTEQPLPVEVGAKAGMLSPTFTLQGMNGGSYSGGGVREKALLINFWASWCEPCRQETPELIELARQYSEELDIYGINVTKYDVEKRARAFADEFNIPYPLLMDEEAEVFEALFKGQAFPTSVLIDRNGVIQEVLVGLPEPAELRKKVKRLTSL
- a CDS encoding Mov34/MPN/PAD-1 family protein, with the translated sequence MANPLNGGCRDQMISLSVQAFIDLKSHTLRCQPFEACGILTGPDCNHLQQFIPVTNTAAQPRNHFTLDPAAWTSLLMKKAPVQALYHSHPSSPPLPSIEDLQQLQNFGGLFSSYLIGSPAASNHSGLPEREPDLELELSVYRITHSRHDQAAAGRSLWSLTAAGLLIT
- the cimA gene encoding citramalate synthase, with the protein product MSKSISIFDTTLRDGTQGEGISFSADDKIKIARKLDALGVHYIEGGIPGSNSKDIEFFRRAKDLGLSSKITAFGSTRRKGMAAEHDANLKCILESGAQAATLVGKSWDFHVHTALQTTLEENLAMIYDSIAYLKASGLEVIFDAEHFFDGYKNNPEYAVSVLKKAREAGADWLVMCDTNGGTLPHEVHGIVTSLNTELPGAPLGIHTHNDCELAVANTLSAVQAGVTQVQGTMNGYGERCGNANLCSIIPNLQLKMGYQVIGDDSITNLTSTARYISEIANVNMPVNQPYVGNAAFAHKGGIHVSAIMRDSRTYEHIAPELVGNKQRILVSELAGQSNIVSKAQDMGLSFDPSSEQAKNVISKIKDLEHQGYQFEGADASLELLLREANGEVHELFTFESFKMLVEKTAGRPVVSEAFVKINVAGQSIYTAGEGNGPVNALDNALRKALVQYFPTLTDMHLSDYKVRVLDDKETTAARVRVLIESKNADQSWNTVGVSGNVIEASWEALVDSMRYALIGQMSPELQEGEALPRQGIVNH